The DNA region gttttgttgatgAACCTTCTGTTGAATCTTTCGTAATATTTGAATGCATTCATTAATGCAACATGATGTCACCAATATGTTAATAATTGTAAGATGTCATCTAGTTACTTCAGTGACTTTTAGAGCTGGTGCTAGCTACAAGACATTAGTAAAGTGTTGTTAACTCTAGTTTCAGGCTCAGCAATGATACCAGGGACAACAACATTCTGTTTAAACATCTTTACTTTTATGACCGTCTCTTCACAAATAACAATGATTAAAGTGCATGAACTAAACAGTAACTAACAATTAACAGAGCCACTGCAAGGAAGTTTAAGTCAAGCAAAGAGCCAGGCATGAAGATATCAGGTATCAGACAAAGAGTTTCTAAAGGTTGTTTTTCTAAGACGTGACAGCAAACATGCAAGTCAATCTACTTCTGGTTAGTTAGCGTATCTCTTTTAAAGCTAGAATGCAGAGCATTACTTCAACAGCAAAATAACATCTCTGCCTTATTATTACTGGAGCTAAGCAGCTACGATCAATGAGCAGCTTAATTCTAACTACAACATCACACAACCAGAGAGCTGTAATGCAAATATGTTGTGTTGTTCTGCCACCAACTGAGTGACAATAAAACCTACATGTAACAGTGTGGTAACGTGTTAATCACTAACAGTATGGTAGttactttttttccttctcctgcTTTTGCGATGCATTGTGATAATAGACCAGACGCTGACTATGGTGTGCAGGAGGTGCAGGGTGCTAAGGTGACGTCGGCCATGGTGAGCGTTTGGGGCAGCAGCCCAGCACAACGTTCATTTGACCTTCTGTGCCTTCTGTGCGGACTTGGTGATCTTACCGCTGGTGGGGGCTTTCTTTTCCACGCCCTTAATCACTCCCACAGCCACAGTCTGACGCATGTCGCGGACTGCAAACCTCCCTGAGGAGGGatgatgaaaaatacatttgttatCTCTGAATAAAACATTAAGTTCACATTGTCATTAAGATGAAGTTTAAAGAgatagttcaccccaaaatcgaATACCTATAGTGCtacttatcagtctagattgttttggtgtgagttgtagagtgttggagatattggccgtagagacATCTGCCTTcactccagtataatggaactggaTGACACTGGGCTTGTGGTGGTCAAAGcactaaaaaatacattttcaaaaaacccAACAGCAATGTTACCTTCCAGAAAccacaagataatccacagaccaaGTAAGCAGTTTCATATTAAAACTATACTATTAAACTACAACTGCTGACCATATCATTGCACAGATGGAAGCGCGCGCATCCACTCAGCATATCCTCATataatagccctttttagataggaattgtgcaaatttgcaggaaagcccttttttcagcattggcagtataaaaacaaaagtaggtaggcggcaaaatgccacctacctacttttgtttatacagaatgtgtctttttcggggcaatggggggagtgagcaagtaacaaaatgtgtagctcagcgtgtgacgtaaacagtgacgtgggagggaagccgcggctagtcttcggcaattctctcattagttggcccgttcttcaccgtccccgtcatctgacagttaatggcctcttcatttgcgaggacaaggcgGGCGTGCAATttcttgtctccccagttgctcatctttacagcgtctttcaggtttgcgtttccctcttgctactagctgctcgctaattcctgctatcagctgtttactgtttatccaccgccagtggctcgcatgtgccgcatcatcaacagctcctcccacaagtcttcaacagcccctcccgttgcagaaggccgcttCGTTCTGTTTTAACtaaaaagggttctgccaatatgtctactcCACaagcggaaaattgggcacctcggatcaactcgccaatgcagctctgtgtgtctaaacactcgcagcttgccggcaaaatggcccaacattcacggaaaatcttCTCCTATGAAGATGCACACAACGCTTTGTACGATATCCTCAaaattagcaccccacgaaTGACATTTCATGGGTTGCtcactagctcacctagcagaGTGGACGCCCATGTACAAAGACAGAATCTTTGCCACAGCAGCCATGGGTTCAATTCCAACCCGTgaccctccctctcctcccttcacCCTGAACATCAAGTTACAGAGGTAGGTTAGGTatagaaacatggtgagaatgtaccttaaaatgacccaAAGCTCACTCATAGTTCACATTCTTCCAAATACCAGTCTCTGgctaaagtcctgtgttttgtgtccCATACACCACCCCAACCTCCCTCCTGAtgggactgcttccttctttacatTAATCTCATGATAGCTGTCCTTCCAAATACGAGGGTTATACATGGATTACTGGCTCAGGATCATGAAGGATATGTACAAATTGTGGGGCAATACTTTTTGTAGCAAAACGTACCAACAAGCCTGACTTACTGCTAGcccacctagcaccactgagccagcTAAGCtagttacagctcagccaaagcggacgccattaatgtttagaTCTTGCGCTCTCACAACCATgagtccatgagtagatgcatgctttccTCTGCTCAGTTATATGGCTGGCGTGTgtaataaagaaaacataggTTATTGTGATAGTAATTCCAGCTGTAATGTTACTGCTCGGACTTTGAACCCAGCGATCCGAATTCAGATCTTGGTGGAACCTCGACTGTGCATGAAAGACATCTCCggaagattttaaaaaaaaagaagagtttctacatgaaactgctcacaacaaggtctgtggattatcttgagtaactgggtcatgatttctggaaggagacattGGTCTTGCGTTTTTCCAAATATATTTCTTGGGCGCTTTGAGCACTACAAGCCAATTGCTATCTTGTTCGATTATATTTgagtgaaggcagacatctctacggacggaaatatgtatttttgattttggggtgtgTCCCTTTACTGTAATGTTTTAATTCATAGTCATCTTGAGGAAAATGACAAATTATATTAGAGTTTCAGCTTGACCCACTGACAGAGATCCTGTTGTGGGGCAGGTAACTTACCCAGTGGTGGGTATTCAGAGAAGCTCTCCACACACATGGGCTTGCCGGGGATCATGTCCACAATGGCAGCATCTCCAGACTTCAGGGTCTTAGGGTTGTCTTCGAGCTTTTTACCAGAGCGACGGTCAATCTTTTCCTTGAGCTCAGCAAACTTGCATGCGATGTGTGCAGTGTGGCAGTCCAGCACGGGAGCGTAGCCAGCACTGATCTGACCAGGGTGGTTCAGGATGATCACCTGGAGAACCACAGAGACGGGTAAAGACGTGTTGAAGGAGAGACAATTAACTGAGTATCTTTTTTAAAGTTAATCACTGCATGCTGACCTGAGAGGTGAAGCTGGCTGCCTCCTGTGGCGGGTCGTTCCTGCTGTCTCCTGCCACGTTGCCACGGCGAATATCTTTGACAGACACATTCTTGACGTTAAAGCCCACATTGTCACCAGGCAGGGCCTCGTTCAGGGCCTCGTGGTGCATCTCCACAGACTTGACTTCAGTGGTCACATTGACAGGGGCAAAGGTCACCACCATGCCAGGTTTCAGGACTCCTGTCTCTACTCGGCCCACTGGAACAGTCCCAATGCCTGGCAGAGAGGAAGATAAGAAATGCAATAAATCTGTCTTAACAACGGCCTGTTAAACATGAAATAAACTGATACTTCTAGCTTCAATAACATGCCTGAGCATTTCGAGACAGTGCTCTGAAAAAAGGACAGACACCAGCTTTAGAACACAAAGAGCCAGTGGGCATTCTTCCCAGACCTACTTCAGTCATGCTCTTTTTGTCACGGGCTGCTCTGATTCCCAAAATACATTCAACAATATGATCTGGTTACACCAGTACTTTTGAAGAACTTGATAATTGGAGCACTTGCACCTTTCAGGTTTGTTCTACTGAATACAAATCGCACAACTATCATATCATCTTCACAgaaacccacacagacacagcgcTCACCTCCAATCTTGTAGACATCCTGCAGAGGCAGGCGGAGGGGCTTGTCAGTGGGGCGCGTGGGAGGCTGGATGGCATCCAGAGCCTCCAGAAGTGTGGTGCCTGAGGAATTACCATCTTTACGGTTGATCTTCCAGCCCTTGAACCAACTCATctgtggagagacagaagaagtgAGAAGAAGTCAGaaaacctggagaaaacccacaacaacacagggagaacatgcaaactccacactcCTTGGGCCCCAGCCAGCCCGCAGGTTCAAAATCCTCTTGCTGtaaggtgacagtgctaaccactgtaccacccaGGTTTTAAAATATGCAGGAACCTTTTTGTTTGTGAAAGGAGCTCTATGCAAAATTCAGAACATATgggttgtctgcacatggttaTCAACATGGAGGTCACTGAGCCGGGGCtaggagctaactgctaactccataaacagtgctgAACAATGGCAACAATGCTGACAGAACTAATGGTATTAACTGGGAGAAACCAGAAGGTCAGCACGAGGCTTTTGGTAACTGCCATATGAGCGCAATGCAAAACAGCTGCGATGAGCtggccagtgggatacacacatgctcTAGCATAACTTTTCCTTATGTATCTGTACTGTGTACATATACTTTGGGTCTCACAGAGGACTCACATTAGGGCTGGGCTCCAGCATGTTGTCTCCGTTCCATCCAGAGATTGGCACAAAGGCCACAGTGTCGGGGTTGTAACCAATCTTCTTGATGTAAGTACTGACTTCCTTCACAATCTCCTCGTAGCGCTTCTGGCTGTAGTTGGGCTCAGTGGAATCCATCTTGTTGATGCCCACAATGAGCTGCTTCACTCCCAGGGTGTAGGCGAGGAGGGCGTGTTCACGAGTCTGACCATTCTTTGAGATGCCAGCTTCAAACTCGCCAACACCTGCAGCCACTATCAGCACAGCGCAGTCGGCCTGAAATGTGCGAAGAGACAAGACACCTTTCAATCAACCTTAGATTAACCTCATAGTAACTTTCTGAACTCATGTTGTATGCCGAAAGTATTGGTTCAGTGGGGCAAACACAATCCTTGCCAAGTATGCTGTGACATAGCCTTCTCATGTTATCTCTTTGAAATACTTTGCTCTCCCTTCTCTTCTGTTgtctcttaacagtttttctcCTCCCATGCTTTTCTCCCTCGGTCACGCattttttctatttctacttttcCTCCGATGCTCCCTCTACCTGAGAAGTCCCAGTGATCATGTTTTTGATGAAGTCCCTGTGTCCTGGAGCATCAATGATGGTGACGTAGTACTTGCTGGTCTCAAACTTCCAAAGAGAGATGTCAATAGTGATGCCGCGCTCACGCTCTGCCTTCAGCTTGTCCAGGACCCAGGCATATTTGAAGGAACCCTTTCCCATCTAGGGAAAAATATAGACATGTACATTTTAATAgaaaaatttgattaaaataaaactagGTGAATAAATTTAGTACATAATTCTGTCTTTGACAgatgcttttgttttcttttcagtctCTAAGGAGACATCAGCATTTTCATTACAATCTGCAGGACAATGCTATGATATTTACTTGTCTGAGTAACCTTTACGAGTCTCTACTGGATGATCAAGACTACACTAAATGTTTTCATATTAGGTATTATTAGATGCCTGAGTATGATTGCCCCGCCCTTCCACTCCCCCGCCTTGCAGCTTTCAAATTAGTAATGTTGTTCTGTGTCCAAGTTCACTTGCATCATCATCTACACTGACATTTTCGTGTGCTAGAGTGTATAAAAGGATGCTGCAGACAGTCACTGCTGCTCTGGGGACTGTCATCAGCGTGGACTGGTGAAGCAGAGGGGGGAGCTGCTGCTGTCGAGCACAGAGCTCTCCGCCCCTCCCCCGGACTTCTGACTTAAGGTCAAAGGCAAAGGCAAAGCCGGACATGGGTTCGTCCACAGTAAGCTGCGCTGTCGTCTGATACAGAGGTATCAGTATTAATttgagactgtttcataaccaGTTAAAAACTCCTTTTGTGAAATAGCTGTCCACTTTTATGTTTTGGTATGGCTGTTGCTCACACCTGGTGCGTATCATACCGGAGTGCACATGAATTGTACTCAAGACAACCTTTAAGTGGACTGGGGCACAGATTGGCTCACTGTGTCAAAATACTCCACACAGTGGACACACTCGTCAATTGAACTAGACTTTTGGATCAAGTGTACTCTGCTGCAGGCCCGGGTTGCTGATGTGAGAGCCCCGTAGAATAATGAAAACATGCTAGTCATAAATCTCAGTACTTCTCAGTAGTAATTACTAATTAATTCTACTGATTTCATTCAAATTTtccattttgtattttcaactTCAATGTGCTACAGCCTCCAATACCATGAAAAAGGAGTTCACCCAATTACAACCACCTTGTAGTACAGTAAGAGGACATAAAATACACAGGACCAGATACAGAGTTAAATATAACAGGATACAGTTGAACTAGAACGCCTGCGCTGCAAAGTGCAGTTACACAGTAGACATATGAATTCAAGTGGGAACAATATGAGTCATACCTCAGCAGCTTCCTTCTCAAACTTCTCGATTGTTCTCTTATCAATGCCCCCACACTTGTAGATGAGGTGGCCGGTGGTGGTGGACTTGCCTGAGTCGACATGTCCTATTACCACAATGTTTATGTGAAGCTTCTCCTTCCCCATAGCAGCTCACCCTGAAAGATACTGTGAGATCCCAGCCAACAGAAATCAACAAAATGAAGCAAATGAGACAAAGAACCCACACCTGTGGAGATCTATCACACTTTCACTATACATTCACACCCAGCTTGTGCTTGCAGTCTGTTTCCATGTGTCCATAATACAGGAACAGTAATTATCTAACCAGAGTTGGGTGTTAGCCTATAGCTACTGTTGCCAGAGTGCAGAGAGAAGACTAACAGTGTGAATACAGAATAGGTAACTTGAAACTTCCATTGTAGGCTACATACGGAGTAACAGCAGTAACTAAGCTGTGCAGAGATGATATTTGTTTGTTCAAAAGGGCAGTCAAACCCTCCACTTCCTACAGAGCATGCTCAACCTACAGTAACTGTATGTTCAGTACAGTAGGTATTTGTATCTGCAGTGTCTAAACAATGGGGAGAAATGGTGAGTTCCTAAAAGTCTGTAACTGAACAAATGTAATCAAAAAAATTTGATCAAATTAATGTGGCCTCACTACCtaaaaggtctagtgtgtaggattggTATGTGGTATCCAGTGGTGAGGCTGCAGCCTGCAACCATCTGacacttctcctgtgtgccaggTGTGTAGGAGGACTAAAGTGGGTGAACggaaaaatgtgaatggcccttaCTAGAGCAAGTactttgtttgtctgttctgggctactgtagaacaacatggcagactccatggaagaggacacGCTCCACATGTGGATAAAAATATCTCATTCtcaggtaatgaaaacacaactctTAGTTTCAGGTTATTATAGAATAATGAAAACAGTTACaaatattatattcaatgtCTTGCAATAGatacccctaaatcctacaaactggaccttaAATACTGCCttaaaattgaaaatatattACAGAATTCTATCTGAGGTCTGCAGAAATACGTGTCTCAGGCAGATATTGAGTCGTTACAGGTTGGTGTCATCATGCTAACAATGAAATTTAAGCACAAACACTGGTAACACAGCTGGGCAGTATATCAATATTGTATTGATACTGTGATATGAGATTAGCTTTTGTCTTAGATTTTTGATATAATACTGCaggtgttgtcttttcctggttttaaagactgcattacagtaaagtgatgttttttttaacgttCCAGACtattctagctgttctattatttgcctttacccacttagtcattatattcacattactgataatttgtcaaaaatgtcattgaGTAAAACTTTTGTGAAAGTGCCAACAGTACAATACCGTCGCATCACTTGATGTCAAGGTATTCGTTCAAAAATATTGTGGTATTTGATTTACTCCGTAACACCAGCCCTAACTTAAAAGCAATATCAATCAACCACAGTGAAGAGGCTACATTTGAGGTGTCATTATCCTAATGTTAGAACATTTACACTACACTGAGTTATAAAATTAGAGGAACTGTTCACTTCACCTATCGCCATTCATTTTAACCATACTAAATGATCCAAATCACATAgttaatttacatttatatatatttcagcAACCATTTTTGTTAGCTTGCATTAAAACCATTATCGAGCTAGCATAGTAGTTTCTGCATGCTTGTTTAATTATAACATTAAATTTGGTCAATTACTTACCTTTGAACTTCAATTTTGGCTCAGTGATACTACAGGCtccaaacaataaacaaatgaagATTAAACTCAATCTAACATGACTTGCAAAATCCCTTAAATGAAAGCCAAAATGCCTGTAGACCTTTATTTTATGGACTTATTTAAGGTTAATACATTAATTGAGGAGGACCTTCACCCTTTGTGAATGACTGATTTCATTTTTGGTTTACTTGctctttttctttacttttttttttttttttttaagttgttagTGGTCATCATAAACGTACAAAGaacgtttttttttacatgtactTAAGGGACAAAGAGTTAAAATGTGAGTAACAGATATAATAGACTGTACCAGCTTCAGTTTATATTAATAATCTATGCGGCAATTTGACATATCTAGCAAACTACGTTAATTTTCAGGGCAGTTTCTGTATTTAGACATATTTAGCTAACAGGTCGAGGTTTCAACGAACTAGTTAGCCTTGGCTATATTTCTGAAGTTTCGGGCCGGTGGTTATGTTTGGTTAATACGTTACAGCAAAGCTCAGACAACAGGGAACCTATTGAGAGTAGGTTTTGtgatgttagctaacgttacctttaTCACGATGTAAGCTAACGTTATTGTTAACAGTCAGCAAATGGAATATTTCAGTGACTCACACTTGTTcgttaaatattttttgtaggCCTGTGTATGtttaatgaacaaataaatattCAGAATTCTAATATTTAATTCATATGTATATAAAAACTCTCTTACTATCTATTGACTTGCCGTGTGTTTGCTGCTTcgtgttagctaacgttacctagcTAATTTAGCTAAAATGCTAGCAACTGCTGCGTCACTACCCCCCACTGTGGCACGCGCCCTTGACGTGTACACCTGCGCGAACTGCGACTGAACTTTACCTGACTCATAATCATCTGCGTCACACTGCTTCTTGctgtaatgttttgttttctgggaAGAAAAAGGTTATCTTGGACTGTTTAGAAATTGCCTTTATAGCTTTAGTGGGCAAATATgccctcacatacacacacaaggacTTTTGAGAGGACAAATAAAGGTAAAGACAGGACTATTAAGTACACAAAAATAGGTGTATACAGGGcgttaatatatatataagcaccaataaccaacaataaaaaaataaaacatctatGTCCTTGAGTGTTCTGtgatgcaaataaataaatactaaatgtttatattgtataaacCATGAAGGATTTATATAGACAGTGACAGATGATAGGTAAAAATAGGCATCAAAATTGTACAATTAAAAGCTACATTGGCAGCAGTGGATATTGTGGTGTTACatggttattattatttatgactGGCAGCATGTTATGACTTAAATGCTGTGTTCATATGACGAAATATTAGAGAAAAAGCCCAAACTCGACGTTTTTGTATTTCAGACAACAGTACAGCACAGTAACGTCAGAGGACAACAGCCCTGCACCTGCTTATCTTATTACAACCAATGTCTTTGACGTGACCGCACAAAATGACCCACGTACATCACATTTAAGTTGATCTCAGTGTATAATCAAAGTGTCAGGACATTGATGCGAGACACTGCCACAATGACCAAGCAGCGGACACCACACTGCAGAGCTGAGGGCGTTTTACAAATGTCTGCATGTCTCTGCATCCACCTTGGAGACGGTTAACACAGCGcgtttatttctttctttggcTGGAGGATGATGGTCGACAGAGAAGACTCCCGCATGGCTGTCAGGTGGAATCTTTCTGAAACTGCGCCATACAGGCCTAACCAGCAAAGCTGTGATGCCAACCCACACCCCTCTGCACTTTTCTGCGCCGCTCGCCCTGATCAAATTACCATGACATCGAAGCCACACAGCATCCAACTATCAATTTCAACTTAGTATAATGCAGTTACATTACAGCTGTGACAAACGTCCATGAAATTAACAACCCTGTGCGACATGCCTGCTCCTTGATGCTGACAAAATGCATGTTAGTTGTCATTATATTAATTCATAAAGTTACCTTTACCTTACCTTTGTGTCAGTGGTGCGTTCACTGGTACAGTGCGATGACACAGGAGA from Epinephelus fuscoguttatus linkage group LG3, E.fuscoguttatus.final_Chr_v1 includes:
- the LOC125885935 gene encoding elongation factor 1-alpha 1-like; translation: MGKEKLHINIVVIGHVDSGKSTTTGHLIYKCGGIDKRTIEKFEKEAAEMGKGSFKYAWVLDKLKAERERGITIDISLWKFETSKYYVTIIDAPGHRDFIKNMITGTSQADCAVLIVAAGVGEFEAGISKNGQTREHALLAYTLGVKQLIVGINKMDSTEPNYSQKRYEEIVKEVSTYIKKIGYNPDTVAFVPISGWNGDNMLEPSPNMSWFKGWKINRKDGNSSGTTLLEALDAIQPPTRPTDKPLRLPLQDVYKIGGIGTVPVGRVETGVLKPGMVVTFAPVNVTTEVKSVEMHHEALNEALPGDNVGFNVKNVSVKDIRRGNVAGDSRNDPPQEAASFTSQVIILNHPGQISAGYAPVLDCHTAHIACKFAELKEKIDRRSGKKLEDNPKTLKSGDAAIVDMIPGKPMCVESFSEYPPLGRFAVRDMRQTVAVGVIKGVEKKAPTSGKITKSAQKAQKVK